The following are encoded together in the Populus trichocarpa isolate Nisqually-1 chromosome 5, P.trichocarpa_v4.1, whole genome shotgun sequence genome:
- the LOC7485602 gene encoding uncharacterized protein LOC7485602, which translates to MTLEDFFTLTEMKDGLTAPSRVHELVAVMKKEKFTVVKNIGDATRQWAAVASTVAATENKDCLDLFINLDGLLFFDRWLKLAQKFSNETGEGSVEESITALLRALEKLQIDKERSITSGVWDTVNNLLDHNSSRVQDRARALFNSWKPGEVSDAIHHDVQSVGAFDNVGMKDSNTGKTECVVLDVPLSNRRADVENNAAEQTGDESLQSRSSNCLPAESTQDVQIQTNDCDHQNLDHRNLENRTQDPLTTSVDRSLDPRSPPVVSTSDQESPPFKEKSQVSSTVEGAASTETHSLAVPKGHTAEPDSEAPKMLTDKSAASSNVEAAVISLSNVAGNAQEIVTGSALQNNIDTKEDNCRTSASGDVAAPLSTSKVGTDEVENRNQCQTPMFNSTAKDGEFSPDPSQHLSGNKSVLEKLDNLGSLYPRMEDIASDDDREHGSDGAEDNSDFSKPTTDKRSPDLIDRRRSNIELEYGIVDALEVARQVAQEVEREVVDFREQSCSSSSEKIMESGIKQPGSPDSINAKQDLSTEIPPENVPTRQNQPFETHAEQEGRMIDSNNLENEAENGMHDLESSQVTEVAQEPEVNTQKGFCDFDLNEEVCSEDMDRPVNTISTPISVVSASRPAAASGSPVAPLRFEGTLGWRGSAATSAFRPASPRKTSDGDRTLETGGSGNSSKRRQVCFDIDLNVAGCGEEKVMDLISSRQMPVSSGFHSGESSLEVGSRRPERPNLDLNRTSDDGDATPTDLRLEGRLFYQWNGHRSPSPALSSSSRQPSMRNFDLNDSPFFQNDSLDQGLYHSKTSQTASAYGGPKPGDPVISIMGTRVEVGSRMEVDRKGFIPQTPSMPNGKPLEHAMDANLTRMGAVLGIVPSVSYTHSPVFGFNALATAPAMPISSAMYGPTGSIPYMVDSRGAPVMPQIMGSTPAVPPYSQQPFFMSMSGAPLGLNGAGPSRPSFDLNSGFTMEGGSIGGLRQLLMPGQGSSQPSSSSGVGGKRKEPDSGWEPA; encoded by the coding sequence ATGACTCTCGAGGATTTCTTTACACTGACTGAGATGAAGGATGGGCTCACAGCCCCATCACGAGTCCATGAGTTGGTTGCTGTAATGAAGAAGGAGAAATTTACTGTTGTGAAAAACATTGGAGATGCAACCAGGCAATGGGCAGCTGTTGCAAGCACAGTTGCTGCTACAGAGAATAAAGATTGTCTTGATCTTTTTATTAACTTAGATGGGCTGTTGTTTTTTGATAGATGGTTAAAGCTCGCTCAGAAGTTCAGTAATGAAACAGGTGAAGGCTCTGTAGAAGAGTCAATTACTGCATTGTTAAGAGCACTGGAAAAGCTGCAAATAGACAAGGAGAGGTCTATTACTTCAGGGGTCTGGGACACTGTCAATAATTTACTTGACCACAATAGTTCTCGGGTTCAGGATAGGGCAAGGGCACTGTTCAATAGCTGGAAGCCTGGTGAGGTCAGTGATGCAATTCACCATGATGTTCAGAGCGTTGGGGCATTTGATAATGTCGGAATGAAAGACAGTAACACTGGCAAAACTGAATGTGTTGTTCTTGATGTTCCCCTTTCAAACAGAAGGGCTGATGTAGAAAACAATGCTGCAGAACAAACCGGGGATGAAAGTTTGCAATCAAGAAGCTCAAATTGTCTTCCAGCAGAAAGCACCCAGGATGTACAAATTCAAACAAATGATTGTGATCATCAAAATTTAGACCATAGAAATTTGGAGAATAGAACACAAGATCCTCTCACCACCTCTGTGGATAGATCATTAGATCCCCGTTCCCCCCCTGTTGTGTCAACATCTGACCAGGAAAGCCCACCATTCAAAGAAAAATCCCAAGTGAGTAGTACTGTAGAAGGGGCTGCTTCTACTGAGACACATAGTTTAGCAGTTCCAAAGGGACACACAGCTGAACCAGACTCGGAAGCTCCAAAGATGCTTACTGATAAATCAGCTGCCTCTAGTAACGTGGAAGCTGCAGTTATTTCCTTGAGTAATGTTGCTGGCAATGCTCAGGAAATTGTGACAGGATCCGCTTTGCAAAATAATATTGACACCAAAGAGGATAATTGCCGTACAAGTGCATCTGGTGATGTGGCAGCACCTTTATCTACATCAAAGGTTGGGACAGATGAAGTGGAGAATAGAAATCAATGTCAAACACCTATGTTTAATTCTACTGCCAAAGATGGTGAATTTTCTCCTGACCCTTCACAACACTTGTCTGGCAACAAGAGTGTGTTGGAAAAACTTGACAATTTAGGGAGTCTCTATCCACGGATGGAAGACATTGCCAGTGATGATGATAGAGAACATGGCAGTGATGGAGCTGAGGATAATTCTGATTTCTCTAAACCAACCACAGATAAACGTAGTCCAGATTTGATTGACAGAAGAAGATCTAATATTGAGCTTGAGTATGGCATAGTTGATGCTCTCGAAGTTGCTCGACAAGTTGCTCAAGAAGTGGAGAGAGAAGTTGTAGATTTCAGAGAACAATCCTGTAGCTCATCTTCGGAGAAAATCATGGAAAGTGGTATTAAGCAGCCAGGTAGCCCAGACTCCATAAATGCAAAACAGGACCTATCCACTGAGATCCCTCCAGAAAACGTGCCAACCAGACAAAATCAGCCTTTTGAGACACATGCTGAACAAGAGGGGCGCATGATTGATTCAAATAATCTGGAAAATGAAGCAGAGAATGGCATGCATGACCTGGAGTCCTCTCAGGTTACTGAAGTGGCCCAAGAACCAGAAGTTAACACACAGAAAGGCTTTTGTGATTTTGATCTGAATGAGGAAGTCTGTTCTGAAGACATGGATCGCCCCGTGAATACCATCTCCACCCCAATTTCTGTTGTTTCAGCTTCAAGACCTGCAGCAGCTTCTGGATCACCTGTAGCTCCTTTGCGGTTTGAGGGGACTCTTGGATGGAGAGGTTCTGCAGCTACTAGTGCTTTTCGTCCAGCTTCCCCACGCAAGACTTCTGATGGGGACAGGACACTTGAGACTGGGGGTAGCGGCAACAGTTCAAAACGAAGGCAGGTTTGCTTTGATATTGATCTCAATGTGGCTGGGTGTGGAGAGGAGAAGGTCATGGATTTGATTTCGTCAAGACAAATGCCAGTCTCATCAGGCTTCCATTCCGGGGAATCTTCTTTGGAAGTGGGTTCAAGAAGACCAGAGAGACCCAACCTGGATTTAAATCGTACCAGTGATGATGGTGATGCTACACCGACAGATTTGAGATTGGAGGGACGGCTCTTTTACCAGTGGAATGGCCATCGCAGTCCATCTCCTGCTTTGTCATCGTCTTCAAGGCAGCCTTCAATGAGGAACTTTGATTTGAATGACAGTCCTTTCTTCCAGAACGACTCCTTGGATCAAGGGCTCTATCATAGCAAGACTTCCCAAACTGCAAGTGCTTATGGAGGACCTAAACCAGGTGATCCTGTTATTTCTATCATGGGTACTAGAGTAGAAGTGGGGAGTAGAATGGAAGTTGACAGAAAGGGTTTTATTCCTCAGACTCCATCCATGCCAAATGGCAAGCCTCTGGAACATGCAATGGACGCAAATCTTACAAGAATGGGAGCTGTTTTGGGTATTGTCCCCTCTGTGTCATACACGCACTCTCCTGTTTTTGGGTTCAATGCACTGGCAACAGCACCTGCCATGCCCATCTCTTCGGCCATGTATGGCCCTACTGGCTCAATCCCTTATATGGTGGATTCAAGAGGAGCCCCTGTCATGCCTCAAATAATGGGCTCTACACCAGCTGTTCCTCCTTACTCCCAGCAACCATTCTTCATGAGCATGAGCGGAGCACCCCTAGGTTTAAATGGTGCTGGGCCCTCACGGCCTAGCTTTGACTTAAATTCTGGTTTTACGATGGAAGGGGGAAGCATAGGTGGTTTGCGGCAGCTACTCATGCCTGGCCAAGGCAGCTCACAGCCTTCTTCAAGCTCTGGGGTGGGTGGGAAAAGGAAGGAACCGGATAGTGGGTGGGAACCCGCTTGA
- the LOC7493980 gene encoding receptor protein kinase CLAVATA1, with the protein MRTFLCFFLLLVLLFAPCSGYSDLEVLLKLKTSMYGHNGTGLQDWVASPASPTAHCYFSGVTCDEDSRVVSLNVSFRHLPGSIPPDIGLLNKLVNLTLSGNNLTGGFPVEIAMLTSLRILNISNNVIAGNFPGKITLGMALLEVLDVYNNNFTGALPTEIVKLKNLKHVHLGGNFFSGTIPEEYSEILSLEYLGLNGNALSGKVPSSLSRLKNLKSLCVGYFNRYEGSIPPEFGSLSNLELLDMASCNLDGEIPSALSQLTHLHSLFLQVNNLTGHIPPELSGLISLKSLDLSINNLTGEIPESFSDLKNIELINLFQNKLHGPIPEFFGDFPNLEVLQVWGNNFTFELPQNLGRNGKLMMLDVSINHLTGLVPRDLCKGGKLTTLILMNNFFLGSLPDEIGQCKSLLKIRIMNNMFSGTIPAGIFNLPLATLVELSNNLFSGELPPEISGDALGLLSVSNNRITGKIPPAIGNLKNLQTLSLDTNRLSGEIPEEIWGLKSLTKINIRANNIRGEIPASISHCTSLTSVDFSQNSLSGEIPKKIAKLNDLSFLDLSRNQLTGQLPGEIGYMRSLTSLNLSYNNLFGRIPSAGQFLAFNDSSFLGNPNLCAARNNTCSFGDHGHRGGSFSTSKLIITVIALVTVLLLIVVTVYRLRKKRLQKSRAWKLTAFQRLDFKAEDVLECLKEENIIGKGGAGIVYRGSMPEGVDHVAIKRLVGRGSGRSDHGFSAEIQTLGRIRHRNIVRLLGYVSNKDTNLLLYEYMPNGSLGELLHGSKGGHLQWETRYRIAVEAAKGLCYLHHDCSPLIIHRDVKSNNILLDSDFEAHVADFGLAKFLQDAGSSECMSSVAGSYGYIAPEYAYTLKVDEKSDVYSFGVVLLELIAGRKPVGEFGDGVDIVRWVRKTTSELSQPSDAATVLAVVDPRLSGYPLAGVIHLFKIAMLCVKDESSARPTMREVVHMLTNPPQSAPSLLAL; encoded by the exons AGCTGAAAACCTCCATGTATGGACATAATGGCACTGGCCTTCAAGATTGGGTGGCTTCTCCAGCATCTCCCACAGCTCACTGTTACTTCTCTGGAGTCACGTGTGATGAGGACTCGCGTGTGGTGTCTCTAAACGTGTCGTTTAGACATCTTCCTGGTTCAATTCCTCCAGATATTGGGCTGTTGAACAAGCTTGTGAATCTTACTCTGTCAGGTAATAATCTCACGGGGGGATTTCCAGTGGAGATAGCCATGCTGACATCTCTCAGGATTTTGAATATTTCCAACAATGTTATTGCTGGGAATTTCCCCGGAAAAATCACTCTTGGCATGGCACTGCTTGAGGTTCTTGATGTTTACAACAATAATTTTACGGGTGCATTGCCAACTGAAATTGTAAAGCTGAAAAATCTCAAGCATGTTCATCTTGGAGGGAATTTCTTTTCTGGTACAATACCGGAGGAGTACTCGGAGATTTTGAGCTTGGAGTACTTGGGCTTGAATGGTAATGCGCTTTCAGGCAAAGTACCTTCAAGCTTGTCCAGGTTGAAGAATCTTAAGAGCTTGTGCGTTGGGTACTTTAACCGTTATGAGGGGAGTATTCCACCTGAATTTGGGTCATTAAGTAATCTTGAACTTCTTGACATGGCTTCCTGTAACCTTGACGGTGAGATTCCTTCCGCTTTAAGTCAATTAACCCATCTGCATTCGTTGTTTCTTCAAGTCAATAATCTCACTGGCCATATCCCTCCTGAATTATCTGGTCTAATTAGCTTGAAATCACTGGATCTTTCGATAAACAACCTCACTGGGGAGATACCAGAGAGTTTTTCAGATTTGAAAAACATAGAACTGATCAATCTCTTTCAAAACAAGCTGCACGGTCCAATCCCAGAATTTTTTGGTGATTTTCCGAACCTTGAGGTGCTTCAGGTTTGGGGCAACAACTTCACTTTTGAGCTTCCTCAAAATCTTGGCCGGAATGGGAAGCTGATGATGCTGGATGTGTCTATTAATCACTTAACTGGATTGGTCCCGCGGGATTTATGCAAAGGAGGGAAATTGACGACGTTGATTCTCATGAACAATTTCTTCCTTGGATCGCTTCCTGATGAAATTGGCCAGTGCAAGTCCTTGCTCAAAATCCGAATAATGAATAATATGTTTTCAGGAACTATCCCTGCTGGGATATTTAATTTGCCTTTGGCGACACTTGTTGAGTTGAGCAATAACCTTTTCTCTGGCGAGCTTCCACCAGAGATTTCAGGAGATGCACTAGGCCTTTTATCAGTTTCTAACAATCGGATCACAGGTAAAATCCCGCCTGCTATTGGGAATCTGAAGAACTTGCAGACTCTGTCACTGGACACGAACAGACTTTCTGGTGAAATTCCTGAAGAAATCTGGGGACTGAAGTCCCTCACCAAGATCAACATCCGTGCTAACAACATCAGAGGTGAAATCCCAGCTTCGATTTCCCACTGCACATCACTTACATCCGTTGATTTCAGTCAAAACAGCCTCAGTGGGGAGATTCCTAAGAAGATTGCCAAACTGAACGATTTGAGCTTTCTTGATCTCTCTCGAAATCAACTCACTGGTCAACTACCAGGTGAAATTGGATACATGAGAAGCCTTACATCCCTTAATCTCTCATACAACAATTTATTTGGCAGGATCCCTTCTGCCGGCCAATTCCTGGCGTTCAATGACAGTTCATTTCTCGGAAATCCAAATCTCTGTGCAGCGAGAAATAATACTTGCTCCTTCGGTGATCATGGCCATAGGGGGGGGTCTTTTAGTACTTCAAAGCTAATAATCACTGTCATTGCACTCGTCACTGTTTTGCTGTTAATAGTTGTGACGGTTTAcagattgagaaagaagaggCTGCAGAAATCACGGGCCTGGAAGCTCACTGCATTCCAAAGGCTCGACTTCAAGGCAGAGGACGTGCTTGAGTGCTTGAAAGAGGAAAACATTATAGGCAAAGGTGGTGCTGGTATTGTCTACCGTGGGTCAATGCCAGAGGGTGTTGATCATGTAGCTATCAAACGACTTGTTGGTCGAGGCAGCGGAAGAAGTGATCATGGCTTCTCGGCTGAGATTCAAACTCTTGGAAGAATCAGGCACCGAAATATTGTAAGGCTGTTGGGGTACGTATCGAATAAGGATACCAACTTGCTATTGTATGAATACATGCCTAATGGAAGCTTAGGGGAGCTTTTGCATGGTTCAAAGGGAGGCCATTTGCAGTGGGAGACTAGATACAGAATTGCTGTGGAGGCTGCTAAGGGACTCTGTTATCTTCACCACGATTGCTCGCCTTTGATTATACATAGGGATGTTAAGTCCAATAACATATTACTTGATTCCGATTTTGAGGCTCATGTTGCTGATTTTGGTCTCGCTAAGTTCTTACAAGATGCAGGCTCATCAGAGTGCATGTCCTCCGTTGCTGGCTCCTATGGTTACATTGCTCCAG AGTACGCATACACACTGAAAGTGGACGAAAAGAGTGATGTTTACAGTTTTGGTGTTGTGCTGCTGGAGCTGATAGCAGGGAGAAAGCCAGTCGGGGAGTTTGGAGATGGGGTGGACATCGTGAGGTGGGTCAGGAAGACCACATCAGAACTCTCTCAGCCATCTGATGCAGCTACAGTCTTGGCAGTTGTGGACCCCAGGCTTAGTGGGTACCCACTTGCAGGTGTCATTCACTTGTTTAAGATAGCTATGCTGTGTGTTAAAGATGAGAGCTCAGCCAGGCCCACCATGAGGGAAGTTGTTCACATGCTCACCAATCCTCCACAATCTGCCCCCAGCCTACTCGCCCTTTAG